The stretch of DNA GCAGCTACTGATTCCTACATGTGCAGTCTGCCCCACACACCCCCAAACTAACAGAACATGGATTTCTGCTGCATTCCCTGAATCCTTCAGTAAATTTCAGAGAGATATTTTACTCCCTGTGACCCCCAACTAATTTGCTCTTTTGCTGGCTCATACTCAGCAAACTTAGTTATAAACTTAAACTATGCAAAGGTAAAATGTCAGAAATCCAATCCTGATCACATAGGCAAGATCTGTACAACTCAAGACATCTGAAGGGGCCTCTTATCTCTGGTATCACTTTTCATAGTCAGCCTGCTTTGCCTGCAGCATCACACTGGAACACACATTTTTAACTCATGTTATTGACACTGTCTTGGCCATTTTTGTTATTTCCCCTCCCATGGCTTTCTGGAGTCCTGTTTAACTCACTGTTACTCACTCATATCAttgggttttgattttcagGACATCTAAATAATCTTATTAATATTACTGCTTTCTGTTTACTaacaaagaatgaaaagtaAACTGCAAAAGTGCATTAGGTAAGGTGACTTCCCCAAGGCTAAAAAGCAAGTTTGCAGCAGACTTAAAAAGTGTCTATAAATACTGACTCCCTTTCAGAGTGCCAGACATCACAGATTGCAACCCAAATAAATACATCCCATGCATAAACACTGAGGGCTTACTCCTGGCAGTGTGGTGAAGGGCTACACTAGCATAAAACACATATTTTCTTCTAGAGAAAACTAAGCTTAGATAaatctttctcctcctcttctgcagaAGCAGTATCTGAGTATACTTCAGTATTAAATAAAGCCTAGCACGTGTAGCTAGAACTGTGGTGTGATCTTCTGTTCTTACGACataaaaatgtgaatgaaattttcatgttacaaatgaaaaataaatgaggcCTAACCTGGCGGCTGGGAAATGAAGTTGTTTTTGTCCACTGtacaaaaatgaaacacactTCTTTCTTCTATGAACGCTGCTTCTGATATCCCTGTGTTTTGAAAATGGTGCCCCAAATTTCTGCAACCCTTTAAATCTAaagtttttaaagtaataacaggagttttgcttttaaactgcTCATGAATACTTTCCTTCTGTTTAccaataaacttttttttttaatctctgccACATATGCATCCACAATGGAACAGCTGTCGCTGGAGCCAGGAATACAGCCTCTTCTCTTAACAGAATAGGTTTTATCAGTCTGTATTTGTGTATGACTCTCTCCCAGTGGTTCACAACCAGCTGCAGAGCCTAAACACCACTTTGGAGAAAGTCAGTGACCATAATGTGCCTGCTAGAGCTGTCACCCTGTGTCTgctcagcctcagctgctgctgatgctcTGCATTTTCCCTGTAAGCAGAGGTAGCAGTGTGAAATCAGGTGAGGAAGTACTGCAAGGACTCAGACTGGGCAGACAAAGCAGCAGTACGAGAAGCTACACTGCACTTCTGCCTTCCCATTCCATGGCTGAACTGCAAGTCTGGAGAGGGACACAAAAACAGCACAGCAggtgagggaagagagaaggaactTGGCATAACCTGTCCCATTTTCCTGTAACAGGGCTTCTAATGAGAAATGAGGCACAGAAGGGAGATACTGCTCTCATTCCCCATAACTTTAGACCTGCCTTATTTCTTGGGTTAGAATAACAACATTAAGTTTTCTACTCGTGCTTGTCAGCACTGAAATCTCTGTACTAGTCCATGGAATCTTTTCCATAGTTCAGCACTGACAACTCTGTGCTACTCATTTTCTTCCAGGTGAAATTATATTACATCATGCTCAAAATCCATCATTTCCCATTTAGCAGGAAAGAGGCATCTGTCCCTCTCATGCTGGTGATACTGGCCCTCTTGTCTATTGCTTGTGAAGGGCGAATGTGTTAATTTTGAAATCTCCCCCAATGTTGCCTCCAACAGGAAGGCTCCCTGAACGTGTTCCCAGAGCTCACAATCCTCCTTCAAACACTCTGTATCAGATGCCAGGACAGTTTCTTTCTGTGGTCACACTCCATACATAGTTTTGGGGCAGAATTAACTTAGTGTTTGCAACTTACAAAGTGGATCTGCTGCAGTCCATTAATGCTTTTacaattaataaaaacaagGTCACCAAGGAGAGAAACTAGGAGTTAACTGGTCAGTTTTGGTACAGAAGATATGAATCCCTTGTAAATCCAACTGCCCTCCTGGGACCTTCCCAGTTCAAAGACAAATGTAGACATACTACTGGAGATTCCTGACAGGCTGTagttaaatgtatttaaaatacagttattaAGTGTTCTAGGAATGGGAATGAAGGAATTTGAGATGTGACAGTAAAAACAGGGCAGCACCCCAATAAGGACTGAATTTGGTTTGCTCATATTTGGGGCATTTAGTTAATTAAGGAACAGACAGACAGGATCCATTCTAGAGACTGATGCTGACcttgaaacaggaaagaaaatagcttCAAAAGCATCCTGGTTGAAAAAAGTAACTGTTCCACTGGACTCTAAGGATGCCTCACACTGCTCAAGAACATTTCTTACAGCTCTGTCTGACTAAGCAAACTGATTTCTCCTTCAgccaaaaaatgttttcacaccAATCTGTGGTGCAAGGAAAGATGAAGCAACAGAGCATGATAAGACTGTGAATATCCATTTTCACATCTCAGATGCTCCTTAAGCTCCTTGACCCATGAAACGGCCGAGTGATAGAGAAACCCGGTTACATCCTTGAACTGGTAAGAATATGAATTGTGAACACCAGAATGTATGAACAGCCTCATTTCATATGAGATTCTTTTTATCTGTAGTGTTCCTTGTGAGAAATCaaaacattatatttttatCAGTCTGTATTTGTATTTACAGCTTAAGATGCTGTAAAATGTAATAACAGTATATCTTACAATGTGACATTGCAGCCATTATTTATTTCCACTTctacagaaaaaccccaaaactccaACCTCGCTGACACCACActccagaaaaattaaaaggtgaaAATGAACCATGGATTTTTAAGCAAGAATTGACTGTTCAACCCGACCCCCAGTACCTGGCACGTGCTGCTTCCACTGCCAGAGCAAGTAAGTTGCCGTCCCCAGTGGCAGCACACTGTGTGAGAGCAGCCAGacactgctgggctgctgcttggTCTCTGCTGGCCTTCACCTAAAGTGCAGGAGAGAGACATTCAGGTCAAACAAACCACAAAGTGAAATGGGAAGTGTGGAAGACTGTctaatttcaaatattaattcTGGATGTGTGGAATTGTCAGTGTCTACTTCATATTTCAATAGGATTGGAAGTCAGAAGGATCTCGGACCTTGAAATGTGTACAAGTCCATAACATAACTCTAAACCAGTTTTATCTACATTTTTATTGATTATGAAAGTGGATGTTGTTTTCTGGTTCTGTAACCCTCAGTAGGCACTTGACAAGAAGCACCCATCAGTAAGTGATTAAGCAATATTACAAGCTTTTAGAGCAAAATATTGCATAGCTGGTTTCTATCTTATTTTTAGAACATGTAAAGCTCTCAATTATTAAAGGTTGGACATATATATTCTAGTTTCTCCACTAACGACCAGAGTGGACTCTCAGAAATTGGAAGGTCAAACTTCTGGCAAGCTGCCTTCACTCAATCTCTGTCTGCAATTACAAGAAGTTTCATTTTCAAGAAGGCTGTTCCCACCTTGTTGATCTTCTCGATCTGCTTGGCACGGACTGCAGAGTTATCAATGGCCAGAACTTCCACTGTCTCCTCTTTCTCTAGCTGGTGCTTGTTCACTCCAACGATTACTTCAGACCCTATTTCCAGTGGAAACACCAGAAACTGAGAACACATTTGCAACTACTGTGAAAAGACACAATGTTAACAGGACAAGAAGATTTTGAGCATTATAAGGCATTGCTTTGCTTTATAACCATATACATTTCAAATACGTAAAATTTGCTCTTGGAGAAAGGATTTAACTGTATTTTCCAGATTTTATGATGAGAGATGATTAGATGCATGAACATTCAATTCAGTGAATActgaaccagaaaaaaaccaataaaatatAACAGTATTTATCTTGAAAACTGATTTAGTAATGAGTCCCTAAAATACATTggctatttttctctttttaagctTACATAAGTGAATCTGAGAGAACCAAGCAAAAGTGCTGGTCTCCTGCATTTACTTTTCTGATTTAGTAGATAAATAAGAAAGTGAAGTTCCTATCTAAAACTACTCCATGTgcataaaaattcatttatcaTGTTggtaaattatattttatgtttcagtCAGTACAGACTTaccaacttttttttatttgcagtgcCTGATAACATTAATATACTCTTTGAAGCAACATGAAATAATTTACCTTGGAAGAGACAACACAGAACTTCACTGATTATTCTTTACTGGTCTTAATTAAGACCTGCTTCAAATTTATTCTCCGTACAAAGAAGTCCATATAACTTCTTTCACGTCTGAGTTATCCCTAATTTCTGTTCCTGGATTACTACTGGAATGCAGATTACAAAAAGTGGGATAGAGTTTCAAGCACACATGTATAAGTATCTCCACAAATACTCTATGAGTACgtatacatatatatagcaAACAAGGAACTGTATCATCCTCTGATGTGATCTGACCATTCAGGAAAAACAGGCAGTTCTCCAGAAAACCCAGGAATTTGGCCAGCTACGGTGAGTGTCGCCATCTGGTGGCATTCCTGCTTTTAAACTCAGGAATCACAGCTTAAAGCTCCTATCAGGAATCAAGCTATTCACTATTGAAGGCTCCAAACACTCctttaaaatgctctttctACTGCTTTGTCTAATCTAGTCTTTAACATGTCAAGCAAGACTTTTCACACTGGTGCTGTATCTTGTACATGCTGTCTCTTTCCAGAAGCTTTCACTGACATAAAACCATCACCATTTGTTTTATCACTCACAATCTGATACGCCTaaactaagaaataaaaaaccacaatgaGCAAGTGTGTAAAAAACCTTtatactgaagtattttattggcaattttcccttctttaacCGCCCTGCTCCTACCAGAGTCAATCCTGGCTTGTCTCCGGGCTGCACATTCTTCAATACGAAGTTTGGGGATCCCCTCAGCAACTGCTTTGGCCATTCCACCCATTTCTTCTATCTCCTCAATAAGCTGAGACATGAAGAGGATTGAGAAAGTGAGTAATAGCAAGGTTTAAAAATCGAGCTTTGTACCTGTGCTACCACCCAAATTTTTATTAAACCTTTTTTATACAGTTTTGTGCTCTAAACTGAGATTTGTAAAGTTTATTTACAAAGACATCACTGAATCAGAAGTGTAAAATAATTCCTTGATTAGAAGTTACCAGTTTATCAAACAGGACATTTCTCAAAACTCCTCTCCCTAAAATTTTCCCAGAGAAGGTTTTGCAAGCTGACCTTTAAAGCAGCTTCATAGACATCGTTGGTGAGGCACTCCATGAGGTAAGATCCCCCCCAGGGATCTGCCACTTTGGGAATCCCTGATTCCTCCTGGATTATGATCTGTGTGTTCCGGGCAATGCGAGCACTCTTCACTGTAGGCAGCCCCAGGGCTTCATCAAAGGAATTTGTGTGCAAAGACTGTGTCCCTCCAAACACTGCAGCCATGGCTTCGATGGTGGTGCGGATGACGTTGTTGAAGGGatcctggaaagaaaagtggAGCTCTGAAGCTCAGTGGTTTTGCCATGGGGCTGAGGCAGGTTAGTCATTATtgcaaagaaacaaatgcaaaattccCCACTGAAGCACTGTAATcagaacaaaagctgaaaaaaacccaggcatCAAATCAAACTGATTTATCATTTGTTGAGATCTTAAAAAAGATTAATCTATAAAGAAAGCCAAAATGATCCCTGTGTGAGTAAACTGGTCACAATAACAAATCAAAGCCCAATTTATATTTAGTGGTGTTTCAAAGAACTTAGTGAATCCAGATCAGAGAGGATGGAACAGTAGGCCTGATGTCTTCCATCCTCCAAATACTGAATTCTTGGAGCAGTGAACAGCACATGTGTCAGACAAATTACTAGTCAAGATGTGTTTTGGAactaaatgtgttttaatattttctttaatgacagCATCGCATAAGATAATTATAGAAAACTGATTTGGATAGGTAAGAATGTAAAACATAATTCATTAGTAGATACCTATCTAAAGGCATGTTAAGTGTATTTGCCCTCTGAAACCTATAAGGAGAAAATACTGCACACTGACAAGCTATATTAAGATAAACCACAATGTTTcgaaaaaaagaaagagtacAATCTAGCCAGAAATATATTTACACTGGACACTGGAAGACAGTTGAATATAGTTTTGGtaataataacatttttgtACTCACACTGTACTTTTAATTGGAGGACCCACAGAGGCCACTGTTCAGAAAATTCCATTGTTTTCGTTTTACTGTGTTGTTGTAATGTAAGTAAACAATAcatttacttcagaaaaaaaaaaaaccaaactaacaaaaaaatccaaggcaCAGAAGTCAACAATGGTTGCAATCACAACCTAAAAGTAACTCCTATTGCATGGCTTTGGTTGAGGAGCAGGCCTTGGGATCAGAGCTCTGGAACCCAGCTCTGACCTCACCTGTATGCACTCCAAAGATTTATTTCCTTGCTGTAATGTAACTgagcaggaaaggcagagaatgAACCCAGTTTCAAAGGAGCAGATGAGCTGTAAGCATTACTTCCCTCTTCAGCACTGAATGACTCCCTTGGCTGCTCAAGTGAATTCTTAAGCCAGTGATCCTGAGAAAACAATGCCTCAAATGCCTCTGCTTCCTCACTCAGCTGCATTTTGAAAGGGTAACTCACAGGACAAATCCAAGAGAGAGCTTCATCCTCTGAGTCCTGAATTGACATAAAGGTGTTTCCAGTGCCGGTTGTGTGCATTTCAGACTGACAGGCCAGCTGCTGCACCTTTGTGAGTAATACCAGCAGCCCCCTTTAAGATGCACACCACAAGAACACCTTTAAGTGAGGAAGTTGATGAGAGTCCAATTTCTAACCTGCTCAGTGAGTGACCAGCCCGAAGTTTGACAATGAGCTCTCAGCAGAAGAGACTTGGGATCCTTGGGCTTAAACATTTTCTCAATCAAGTGAGCCCACAGCCGcctcccagctctcagctttGCTATTTCCATATAGAAGTTCATGCCAATTCCCCAGAAGAAGGAGAGCCTGTAATAATATCACATAAACAGCATATAACATTGAATCACTCTAATAACTCTGGATCAGTAATGGAGAAGCCCTACAGCAAGGTCTCTAATTAATGTACTTTCACAGATAATGGGAATGTTCCTATTGCTTGTATGtgcaaaaatactgaatttgatAGTAAACTCTATAGATATTTTACCAAAAGTGAGTTTTATCCTTGCAAATTCCTTGAGCTCACCTTGGTGCAAATTCATCAATAGTGAGGCCAGCTTTAAGCCCAGTTCTGCAGTACTCCAAGCCATCTGCTATGGTATAAGCTAATTCCAGGATGGTGTCAGCTCCTGCCTCTTGCATGTGGTACCCACTGATGgaaatggaattaaattttGGCATATActagaacaacaaaaaaaagaaagataaaacagGGTATAACAGCAGAGGGGGGGATCGAATACTTGTTCTATCAACattcacacagaatcacagaatggtttgggttggaagggaattaaaggtcatctagtgccagccccctgccatgggcagggacaccttccactatcccaggttgctcagagccccgtccaacctggccttggacacttccagggatggggcagccacagcttctctgggcagcctgtgcccctggcacaccaccctcacagggaagaatttcttcttaacatctaatctgaatctctcctcttttagtttaaaaatgttcccccttgtcctgtcactatctgcTGGTGTAAAAAGTTGCTCTCAATCTATTTTAGAAACCCTCCTTAGGTACTGAAAAGCTGCCATGAAGtcaccctggagccttctctcctccaggctgaacacccccagctctctcagcctgtctccagggcagaggtgctccagcccatttttttaattccttgttGACTGCAAATAGAACCTATCTCTACAAAGTGGTGTTTACAGATCTGGTCTGACTTGAACTTCAAATTTATATTGTAAATGATGTTGGATCTTAACTTCTCCTGCTGGCCGTTTCCACAACCACATTAATGTTCACTATGACAGCTCTTCCCATCTTTCCCTTGTTCTCCAAAGTGGCTCATAAGCAGTTAACCTAATAATAGAAGTAATATATTTAAACCATGAATACCTTTGAGGTGTACTGGAAGATGTCAGCAATGATCCGCATGGATGGTTCGGGGGGGAAAATGTAGGTATTTCTGACCATGAACTCCTTCAGGATGTCATTTTGGATTGTCCCTGTCAGCTTGGCCTGAGGCactccctgctcttccccagtCACAATGAATGTAGCCAGCACAGGAATGACTGCCCCGTTCATTGTCATGGAAACGGACATCTTCTCCAAAGGAATTCCATCAAAAAGGATTTTGGTGTCTTCCACTGTGTCGATGGCAACTCCAGCCATTCCAACATCTCCGCGAACTCGGGGATTGTCTGAATCATAACCACGGTGGGTGGCTAAATCAAAAGCAACAGATAATCCCTGCTGGCCAGctacatgaaaaagaaagaaaaaacccccaaaaaacaacaaagagagATAGTTAGAAGTGTTGAACAGACTTGCATTAGGATGGGATCTAAATTTATTAACTCTATTTTACATGATTACATCAGTCATGGATGGCAAACTAACATATGATATTAAACACTTGTTCCCTCCCCAAACCTGTCCAAGCTCTAGTAGTCTtaaattttacatgaaaaaacttttaattaagaaaaaaaagtactccTTACTGCACTTAAAAAATTGCTGAATAGCAGCTCACCTAAGTTATAAATGTGTGTAGACAGGAAGTATAAGAGCTTATACATAGAAACTCAGCTTAGCTTAGCTGGGAGCAGAAGTGTCATAAACTGCCACGTTATCTCCTCTTTATCACAAACTAAACACACACAGACTGTTCCCTGGCTCTACTGACACACATTGTTATTTGTAAATCCACAGtaagagaaaattattcatATAAAGCAGGGAACAGAACAGCCAGAGCTCTTGTTGCTGCAACCTGAAAGCAGAACCCAAAACTCTGCTGTTCCCAGGCATTCACCCTCTGACCAGTGACTGAGCTGTGCTACCAGTTAACTCAAGTTACTACTTCTGCTTCAGCTCCATGATCTCAGCTGCTTGAACCCTGGGATGGAGCCAAATTATGTCTATGTGTTAAGGTGCAATAACTAAAACCAGCATTTAATACATTCATTTTCCATagcaaaatgaagcaaaggCACTTCCAGAAATGGTCTGATTTCCCAGTAATAAAGAACCACGGTGCCACTGGGAAGATCTTATCAGAAACCCAAACTCACAAGGCAGAATAATCCCACTTGTCATGTAACTGACTGAATTCATGCTCCCCATTGCTTCACACAGCAGTGTTGTTTCCCAGACCAGCTGCCCTACCTTTGATGTTGTCCTTGTAGAACTTGTTGCTCTCCTCCACTGTACTGAACCCAGCATACTGGCGGATGGTCCACGGCCTGTACGTGTACATGGTGGGGTAGGGCCCTCGAGTGAAAGGCTTCacccctggcagctcctcaggGAAATCCTCCGTGTCCCTTTTGGAGTATAAAGGCTTGATGTCGATCCCCTCTGGGGTGTGCCAAATTAAATCCTTTGGGTTCTTgcctttcagctgcttctgagcCAGAGCAGCCCACTCGGGGTGCAGCGGCTGCCTATGCAGGGAGCGCCAGGCCAGGAGCGCGCAGCGGCACGGCCGCAGCCGCAGGACAGCATCGCTGGCCCTCAGCATGGCTCTCCTCGCAGTATGGGGCAAGctagacaaaataaaaacacatatTTTGCATTATCATATGCATCTGACATAGGAGAAGTGAGGATGGAGAGGCCAAGCTAAAGCCAGAACAATCcctcaggagaaaaacaaagtggGTTTAGTCATGCACTGGTTTGACAGACAGCTGTTCCTCGTGCCTTTCAACCAGACAACATATAAGACAGAGTTCAGGAAAAATCCTACATTTTCCTCTAGCCAAGGAAAACATACCCACAACTTATCTACGTCCACATCTGAGATGTGTAACTTATTTCAGTCCCTCAGCATCACCGTCATTAATCAGTCACTGAAAAGCCAGTGTGAGGCATGAAGATGGCATGCCCAGCTACCCTCTCACCTTCACATCCCTCTCATCTAGGAATTCCTTAATGTCAAAGAGGGATgcttttccagggatggggcagcttcagcttctctgggcaacctgtgccagtgcctcaccaccctcacagggaagagtttcttccCAGTATCCACCATCAAGGAGGCACTCTGCAGGAAGGGCACTGTCAGAGAATTGCTGATATATCATACACTTAGGAAAAGGTGGCTTGGGCTGGATGGAAACTAGAGATGggctgaaaaagaaaggaggaaaaaaaaagtggtatgTGAGAACACAGGGACAATACAAGCTGCAGAGCTTGTTCCACCATGCATAACTGATATGGGGGTAACCTGAACTTTCCCTGTGAGGTTggtcaggccctggcacaggctgcccagagaagctgtggatgcctcatccttggaggtgtccaaggccaggttggacacgacttggagcaacctgggatagtggaaggtgtccctgcccatggcaggggttggaatgagatgatctttaaggtcctttccaacccaaaccagtctgtgagTTCAGTAATTCCTAAAAGCTGTAAGcttctttgcttctgctctCCTTGCACTTccttacaaaaacaaaacctttacAGCTTGTCTCCAAGGGTCAGTCACCCCCTCACTGCCTTATCTCTTTCACAACTCCCAAGAAACATGCACTTCCCTGTACCTTTATGAGAAATCCTTCATAAAACTGGAAAGCACCTGTATTACTGCAGCAACACCCTCCAAACACATGCTTTAATAATATATATGCTAAGTGTGGGATGCCTATAACCTGATGAGCGCAGAGGAGCACCTGAAGAGCGCTCATTCCCTGCGGGGATGTGATGCTGCAGCCAGGATGGAAGGTAACCTGTGCCCATACCATGCATCAGGTCAcaggatgggtcaggttggaagggaccacagtggatCATCTactcccacctccctgctcaagcagggccatcccagagcacagggaacgggactgtgtccagacagttctggaatatctccagtaagggagactccacaccctctctggacaatctgttcagGGCTCAGTCACTGCCCAGGACAGAAGTTCTGcctcatgtccaggtggaacttGCTGGGCATCAGTCCCTGCCCGTTCctctggtgccattgctgggtcccacggagcagagcctgggccctgccctgagccctccctgcagacaggaACAGACAGGGatgagggcccctctcagctgtgtctcctctcgaggctgaacagccccagctccctcagcctttccttgtcagggagatgctccagtccctccaTCATCTTTGTCaccctgccctggacacgctccaggAACCCCATgcctctcttgtcctgaggagcccagaactggacacggcactccagatgtgcctcaagcagggctgaggggcaggatcacgttcctgctggcaatgctcttcctaacGCACCGTGGGATTATTCCTCCCCCGGTGCTGGACGCTGCATTTACCCTTGCTCAGTTTCAGACaattcttctctgcccatctcccAGCCCCGCACCACGAGGGAACCCCAGAGCCGCGCTGTCAGCCCCTATCC from Corvus cornix cornix isolate S_Up_H32 chromosome 3, ASM73873v5, whole genome shotgun sequence encodes:
- the MMUT gene encoding methylmalonyl-CoA mutase, mitochondrial is translated as MLRASDAVLRLRPCRCALLAWRSLHRQPLHPEWAALAQKQLKGKNPKDLIWHTPEGIDIKPLYSKRDTEDFPEELPGVKPFTRGPYPTMYTYRPWTIRQYAGFSTVEESNKFYKDNIKAGQQGLSVAFDLATHRGYDSDNPRVRGDVGMAGVAIDTVEDTKILFDGIPLEKMSVSMTMNGAVIPVLATFIVTGEEQGVPQAKLTGTIQNDILKEFMVRNTYIFPPEPSMRIIADIFQYTSKYMPKFNSISISGYHMQEAGADTILELAYTIADGLEYCRTGLKAGLTIDEFAPRLSFFWGIGMNFYMEIAKLRAGRRLWAHLIEKMFKPKDPKSLLLRAHCQTSGWSLTEQDPFNNVIRTTIEAMAAVFGGTQSLHTNSFDEALGLPTVKSARIARNTQIIIQEESGIPKVADPWGGSYLMECLTNDVYEAALKLIEEIEEMGGMAKAVAEGIPKLRIEECAARRQARIDSGSEVIVGVNKHQLEKEETVEVLAIDNSAVRAKQIEKINKVKASRDQAAAQQCLAALTQCAATGDGNLLALAVEAARARCTVGEITDAMKEVFGEHKASDRMVSGAYRQEFGESDEILHAIKRVNKFMDREGRRPRILVAKMGQDGHDRGAKVIATGFADIGFDVDIGPLFQTPREVAQQAVDADVHCVGVSTLAAGHKTLVPELIKELNALGRPDILVMCGGVIPPQDYDFLYEAGVANVFGPGTRIPKAAVQVLEDIEKCLEKRQQSM